From the genome of Orcinus orca chromosome 5, mOrcOrc1.1, whole genome shotgun sequence, one region includes:
- the GPR171 gene encoding G-protein coupled receptor 171, protein MTNSSTFCPVYRDLEPFTYFFYLVFLVGIIGSCFAAWAFIQKNTNHRCVSIYLINLLTADFLLTLALPVKITVDLGVAPWKLRIFHCQVTACLIYINMYLSIIFLAFVSIDRCLQLTYSCKIYRIQEPGFAKMISTVVWLMVLLIMLPNMVIPIKDVKEKPNVGCVEFKQEFGRNWHLMTNFICIAIFFNFSAIILISNCLVIRQLYRNKDHENYPNVKRALINILLVTTGYIICFVPYHIVRIPYTLSQTEVISDCSTRISLFKAKEATLLLAVSNLCFDPILYYHLSKAFRLKVTETFASRKETKAQKEKASGENNA, encoded by the coding sequence ATGACCAACAGTTCTACCTTCTGCCCAGTTTACAGAGACCTGGAGCCgttcacatattttttttatttagttttccttGTTGGAATTATTGGAAGTTGTTTTGCAGCCTGGGCTTtcatacagaaaaacacaaatcacAGGTGTGTAAGCATATACTTAATTAATTTGCTTACAGCCGACTTCCTGCTTACTCTGGCACTACCAGTAAAAATCACTGTCGACTTGGGCGTGGCCCCCTGGAAGCTGAGGATATTCCACTGCCAAGTAACAGCCTGCCTCATCTACATTAATATGTACTTATCAATTATCTTCCTAGCATTTGTTAGCATTGATCGCTGTCTTCAGTTGACATACAGCTGCAAGATTTATCGAATACAAGAACCTGGATTTGCCAAAATGATATCGACTGTTGTATGGTTGATGGTCCTTCTTATAATGCTGCCGAACATGGTAATTCCCATCAAAGATGTGAAGGAAAAGCCCAACGTGGGTTGCGTGGAATTcaaacaggagtttggaagaaactGGCATTTGATGACAAATTTCATATGCATCGCAATATTCTTCAATTTCTCAGCCATCATCTTAATATCTAACTGCCTTGTCATTCGACAACTCTACAGAAACAAAGACCATGAAAACTATCCAAATGTGAAAAGAGCTCTCATCAATATACTCTTGGTGACTACAGGCTACATCATATGCTTTGTTCCTTATCACATTGTCCGAATCCCATACACCCTCAGCCAGACAGAGGTCATATCTGACTGCTCCACCAGGATTTCACTTTTCAAAGCCAAGGAGGCCACGCTGCTGCTGGCTGTGTCCAACCTGTGTTTTGATCCGATCCTGTACTATCACCTCTCAAAAGCTTTCCGCTTAAAGGTCACGGAGACGTTTGCTTCACGTAAGGAGACCAAGgctcagaaagaaaaagcaagtggTGAAAACAATGCATAA